Part of the Manis javanica isolate MJ-LG chromosome 9, MJ_LKY, whole genome shotgun sequence genome, CTTTTCTTgtgcatacttttaaaaaattgatgtgAAATCACAAAAgattaaccattttaaatgaacaatttAGCATACTTTGTACATATACAATGCTGTGCATAAGGAGTTGCTCCccattcctctctccccactgcttcTGGTAACAACCAATTTGTGTTCTATCTGTATGGATTTTCTTATTCTGGAGTAttttctataaatggaatcatacaatatattactttttgcatctggcttccttcacttagcgtgtgttttcaaatttttacacattatagcatgtatcagtacttcattccttattatggctgaataacattccattgtaagtacataccacaatttgtttatacattcttatgttgatggacatttgggctgtttccacctttttgctattgtgaatagtacaGATTtgagcatgtatgtatgtgtacttGTTTGAATACTGTTTTCAATTACTTTACCTAGGAGTAAAATTGCTGGGTCCATGGTAAATctacatttaactttttgaggagtgCCAAACTATATTCAACAGTGGCTGAACtactttatattcccaccagcaatgtacagagtttccaatttctccatatcctaaCACTTGGTATTATTTGccattcaaaaatatgtatagCTATCCTAGTGGGTGTCAGGCAGTACatcgttgtggttttgattttcttttacctaatgactaatgatgttgagtatcttctcatgtatgtgtttattggcaatttatatatatatatatatatttttttttgagagatgtatattcaggtcctttgtccatttttaaattgatttttcttttgctgttgagttgtaagagttcttcataCATTGTAGATACTAGACCctgtcagatatatgatttacaaatatttttcccattctgtaagttgtcttttcactttattgacaatgtcctttgatgtacatttttaattgtgatgaagtccaatttatctattttttcttttttttttcatgcttttagtgtcatatcaAAGAGTacattgccaaatccaatatCATGAGGATTTATCCTTAtattctaaaatttgtgtggtTTTAGATCTCATATTTAGGTTCTtcatacattttgagttaatttttgtatattgtgtgATGTagggatccaacttcattcttttgcttgtgaatatccagttgtctAAGCAACATTTGTTGAAGACAATTCTTTCCTTATTAAATGGTCTTAGCATGCTCATAGAAAAATAATTGGCCATTGTTGGAtaaatttatttctgaactctctcaattctatttcattgatctatttgtctacctgtataaaaatatcacattgttttgattattgtagctttctGGTAATttctgaaatcagaaagtgtgagtcCTTtaactttcctcttctttctaaatactgttttggctatttggggcctccTCTtaaaattccatatgaatttgacaATTGGTTTTGACATTCTACATAAAAGGCCATTGGGCCTGGCGCTCTATACTGAGGAGCGGCCGGCGGCGCAATGGAGCGGACCAGGGACCGCTTACACCTGAGACGGACTACAGAACAGCACGTACCAGAGGTGGAAGTCCAGGTCAAACGTCGGAGGACAGCCTCACTGAGCAACCGAGAGTGTCAGCTGTACCCAAGGCGATCTCAGCAGCAGCAAATACCTGTGGTGGATTTCCAGGCCGAACTGAGACAGGCATTCTTAGCTGAGACACCAAGAGGTGGTTAAAGCAGTATTGGAACATCCAGTAGCTGATTGCCAAGTAAAGATCAGTTTTGTTTAAATCAGCTGAGAATGTATCCGTGTACAGCTGACAATGTAATAAAGATATTAGTCATAATTTTTCAATGTGATATAGGTTTATTTAGTCTGCTTTTTTATGTTGGTTGCTTACATTTttaggaaaagaatcagaaattgACTTTGATTTaccactttttttgtttgttactttattttagttttaagatTTCATTGATCTCAATCCAAAGAGTGTAGTATATTTCTAGAAACTTAAGAGAGGAAGGGGGCTTATAGATGAGTTTCTTCTAGATTTTTTCTTACCCCTCAACTCAAATTGATTAGGCCTGTTTATAGccaccatttttattttgaactaaaggagaaaaaacaaattttgtaagGGGAAACCCTTCCCTGCTGAATCTTTTACCCACATTCACCACTAATTGTCTGGACTTCATTACAAGACAGTGGAATTGATTTAAAACAGTGGCATCTGATCTTTATCCCCAGATGTTCCCCTAAGAACAAGTTTTAAAAAGAGTTAAGTTTGTGCGATATTTTTGagccaggaattttttttttttttttttgagagggcgtctctcatgtttgttgatcagatggttgttaacaacagtgaAGTTCTGTGTGGGGGGGTCGGGGCTCAGTGCGCAATCGTTAgtccatttgagccaggaattttTTGACTGCTCATTGTAATTCATGTACTCTTGAAAGTTCCTAATATAACATTAAGGCATACATtatgattatttaattttctgatactgtgttttaGTCTAGCTTCAAGTGCTTAGTTTTATGCAAACAGTACTAATAACTAGGATTATTCTAGAGTTCAGGTTGGTGAAGTATCTTACCCACTtactgcctgtttttataaatggaattttattggcacacagccatgTCCATTTATTTACAAATGGTCTATGGCTGTATTGGCACTACAGTGGCAGATTCAAGTGGTTGGAACAGACTGAATGGCaggcaaagcctaaaatattattttcccctttaaaataaaaagttaaatggcTTCTGTCTTAGAGAACCACATTAAAGGATGAAGAAATGAAAGTGGACCCAGTGTGGGAGTGGTGATAATTATAGAAGGTGCTAAAGAGAAAGGCGTTATAGAAAGGAGTGTGTATGAGATAAACATGATAGGGTAGAGAACCTGATAAATTTTTCTGGGATAAGGGGTCACGTCTAAGAATCATTAAATCCTTTACACATGTAGATGGTAGTTCTTAAGGACATTAATGATTGATACATTtccttttccataataaaaatctAAAGCATGTGAGTGATAGCCAAGAACAATGGGAAAGTTAACCAAAGACTTTCTATACCCATGTTTCTATACCATGAGGTTGAATTTTCATTCCTTTTGcctatttagttttcttttgaaaGTGTAGGTAGTTGGAATCATGCTTTTAAACTTACCTTGTATTCTGCATAAATGTATGtcattgtttaattttattacataGTCCTCATAATTACATTTGTAATGAATAAATGACAGTCCATTCATGATTTACTGTTACTTGTACTTGTGTTTTATAGTCAGCTATACTGTTAGGAGTATTctgtttttaaacatatttttgatACCCTAAATTTATTAGGATTAGGATCCTATTGTGAACTAGAGTATAAATAATAGTATGATTCTTAAATGTTTTGTTACCAGCATCATAAGCAATGTTGCTTGCATTCAGAGATAATTACTAGAGTCTTAGTTTCAGTGTcatcttttttttgttaaataaacagttccaaaaaaaaaaaaaaaaaaaaaaaggccattggaattttgataaggagtgcattgaatctgtagatcactctAGGTAGTCATCCTAGGAATATCAAGTACTCCAATCCAGAATAAGGCAtagctttccatttgtttacatctttaattcctttcaacaatgttttgttgttttcagtgtattatatacttcattaaacttattcctaggtattttatagttctggatgctattataaatggatatttttcttaatttcatttttggattgttcattgctggtgtatgaaaatacaattgatttttgtgtgttgacctTTGCCCTACCACTTTGCTAATATAGTTGGCTGTAGTATTCTTGTGgattatttgtagttttttttatatataggatcatgtcatctgaaaatacagatggttttacttttttttcagttcttgtttacttcttttatttcttctcttgcctAATTTATCTAGCTAGAACTTATCATGAAGAAGTGGTAAAACTAGGCATCCTTGTTTTGCTCCTGGTTTTTGGGTGAAAACTTTAgtctttcactattaaatatggtgatagctgtgggtttttcatatatgcctTTTTATCAGATTAAGTTTCCTTCTATTACTAGTTTATtgagtggtttttattttatcatgagAAAGTGTTGGATTTTTCCAAcgctttttctgcatcagttgaaCACTGATTTTAGTGTATTGAACTACCtgtgcatacctggaataaatcccacttggttatgatgtATAACCCTTTTAATATGCTTCTGGATTTAGTTTGATACTATTTTTCTTAGGACTTTTACATGTATATTCATAAGGGACATTTCTTTTCTTGAGGTGTCTTTGATAAATGGTAAACCTGGCCTCCTAGAATCAGTTAGGAGGTGTTCTGTCCTAAtcttttttgaaagagtttgagaagtattggtattaattcttttttaaatgtttggtggaattcaccagtgaagccatctggttctgaaCTTTTCTGTATtgggatgtttttatttttaaaattcctttgtttttttaatcactgATTTAATCTCTTTACTTAttataggtctgttcagatttttctattCCTTGTTGATTCATTTTGGTAATTTATATACTTCTAGGAATAAATTATGCACTTCTAGGAATCTTACTTCATCTAAGTTATCTAATTTATTGGTGGAAAATTATTCATactatttttcatacattttttaattctttttatttttccaaagttggctgtaatattccattttcattttgattttagttatttgaatcttctttatttttctttctcagtctaGCTAAGTTTGTCaactttgttgattttttctctAAGAACAAAcatttagtttcattgattctattatttttctattctctgtttcatttatatttgctctattctttattatttctccttctgctaactttgggtttaatttgttcttttttctagctcCTTAAAAtgtgttatggactgaactgtgccctcccaaaattcatatgttgaagccctaattctCAATGTGGCTGTATTTGAAAACAAGGCATTTAGGGAGGTGATTAAATTTAAATGAGGCCATAAatatggttctgtttctctggagaaccctgactaatacattATTCTATTATTCATTTGTAAATCTTCTTTAATTCACAGaatatttatggatatattccTAAAAGAAATTATCTTTCAAGTGTTTCCTACCAAAAAATGTTTATAACAAATAAGATCCAGGActctacattttttattttttggtggtttTACTGCTACcaaaaatgatgttttaaaaggCTTAAGGGAAAATACATTGAATGATAATACATGATTGCTTTGGACAGGGACATGATTTTAGTAGGGGATgtgaaatttattaaaaatggggGTGAATTTTGCCAATGCAGGGATGGTCTGAAATCTGTAGTGTAAGCTGTCAGGCTAGAGGTGCAGGTAAGCTGATGTTGCAGTTCTGAGTCTAAAGGCTGAAAGCTCAGGGAGAATTTCTGTGTTgcagtctggaggcagaattctttctttgggaaattttGGTCTTTACTTTTAAGGTCTTCAACGACTGCATAAGGCCTATCCACATCATGGAAGGTAATCTGCTCCTCTTATAATCAACTGATTGTAAATGtataaatcacatttaaaaaagtacattCACAGCaacatataaattaatatttgaccAAATAATGAGTTTTTGGTTTTGCCAAATTGACACACAGAATCAGCTACATGAAAAGTAGATCATTTTAGAACAATATTTGAATTTATTAGAAGAAGTGGCTTAAACTAAGTGGGAATTTATGAGAACTCATCTAAATGTTGG contains:
- the LOC108405816 gene encoding SNRPN upstream reading frame protein, with protein sequence MERTRDRLHLRRTTEQHVPEVEVQVKRRRTASLSNRECQLYPRRSQQQQIPVVDFQAELRQAFLAETPRGG